CCAGTGGCCTCAGCAAAATTGGCATCATGCCCAACAAAATTTACAGCGAAAAAGGCCGCATCGGTCTGATTTCGCGCTCTGGCACCCTCACCTACGAAGCCGCCAAGCTGCTCGGTGATGCCGGGCTGGGAACCAGCACCACGGTGGGCATCGGCGGAGACCCCATCATCGGCACCACCTTCGCTGACGTGCTTCCCCTCTTCGAAGCCGACCCCGAGACCGACGCCATTGTGGTCATCGGTGAAATCGGTGGCGCAGACGAAGAAGCCGCTGCCGAATACATCAAAAACCACATGAAAAAGCCCGTGGTGGCTTTCATCAGTGGTCGCAGTGCCCCCAAAGGCAAGCGCATGGGTCACGCAGGCGCCATCATCATGGGCAACGTGGGCACCCCCGAGTCCAAACTGGCTGCCTTTGCAGATGCCAACGTGCCTGTGGCAGACACCATGCCCCAGATCATTGACCTTGTCAAACAGGTTCTGAACAAATAAAAGCAGCTGAATTGTTTTCACTTTGCCTCTGGTGATCAGGGGTAAGTGAAAACCCCAATACAAAGCACAGGGTTCATCCCTGTGCTTTTCTTTTGCAACAGATGCCACTTTCAGAGTAAATTGGAAGCAAATCCAAACGTTCCTGTGCGGGTGCATCAGGGCTTTCTTTCCCATGTGCTCCGCACATTTTGCTTTTGGTGGGACCCCATCACAAATGTTGTGGTGTGTCTGCATCGAAAAACGACACAGGCATTCCGTACCCTTTGCGTCTTCAACCATTCTCCTCGGGAGGGATCA
Above is a window of Deinococcus misasensis DSM 22328 DNA encoding:
- the sucD gene encoding succinate--CoA ligase subunit alpha codes for the protein MSILIDQNTQVLVVGMTGREGANHTKAMREFGTQVVAGVTPGKGGLTHEGLPVYNSVKDAQANHQIDCAIIFVPPAGAADAVLESAHAGVPLIVLITEGVPTIDMMRAVQEVKQLNAASLAEGGKGIRLIGGNCPGLVSSGLSKIGIMPNKIYSEKGRIGLISRSGTLTYEAAKLLGDAGLGTSTTVGIGGDPIIGTTFADVLPLFEADPETDAIVVIGEIGGADEEAAAEYIKNHMKKPVVAFISGRSAPKGKRMGHAGAIIMGNVGTPESKLAAFADANVPVADTMPQIIDLVKQVLNK